A segment of the Deltaproteobacteria bacterium genome:
CAACCGCACGTGTCTTTGAAAGAGAGGCGTTCTATCATCTCAATCAAGCGGTCGCCACTGGTACAGGAGATCCACAGGCCTATCGGACCTTGATCCAGCTTTATCGAAAACAATCTGCCTGGGATCGTGCCCTTGAACTCCTGAATCAACTCAAACAAACGGGGAAAACCACTGAAAGCGAGATTTCAAAAGAAAAGGCCCAGATCTTCTATGAGGCAGGGCGCTATGCCGAGATGGTTCAAGAGTTCAACCGACTCAAAGAAAAAGGGGCAGCTGACCCCTCCTGGACCGCGTTAGTGAACTGGTGGACAAGCTAGATGAGACCGCTAGAAGAAATTCGAAATCAAATTTTTGGAGAGAGCGAGGATGCCCGCTTCACCGCTTGGATGGAGCTTTACCGTTCTCCCGAAGAAGCCGCCAAAAATGAGATCCGGAAAATCATCACGGATGATAATCCGCTACCAAAACTCCTCTTCATCCGGTTTTTGGCTCGAATTCCTGAAGAGGAGGCTGTCGCCTCTCTCCTCCAACTTCTTCAGGATAACGATGACGCGATTGGGAATGCCGCCAAAAAGGGGCTAGACAAGAACCATTACGAACTAAAAAACCAGAGGCTCCTCCCGCTCCTCCACTCACGCTCAGACCGCACTCAGGAATACGCGATTGAAAAATTAAGTCGTGGAGGGGTGGTGGAGGCGATTCCCCCTCTTCTCTCACTCCTGCCCCAAGCGGACGACAGGCGTCTCCTCAAACTCCTCTCCGCCCTGCGTTATCTGCCTGATAAAAGAACCCTGCCCCCTACCCTCCCTTATCTCAAAGATCCCCGGGAAGAGGTCCGATTTCAGGCGGTCCTGATCCTCGGCTCCCTTCATGAAACCGGTGTCGCAGGTATTCACAAACAACTCATGCCCCTTCTCAAAGACCTATCGGCCAAGGTGAGAAAGGCGACCCTCTGGAGCCTGCGCAAGGCCCCTTCACAAGATGATCTTGTCCCTCTCATGACAGTTTCTCTCGAAGATCCTGATGCCTATGTGCGACGCGAAGGCCTGTTGGGTCTCTGCTCCTTTCAAACCGTCGAGACGATCCATCATCTGCTCACGGTCCTCGTGACAGAAAAGGAAAGAATCGTGAGGCTGCAATGTGAAGGGGTCCTGCTGAGCATGCCTCCCGAACTTCTGACATCGGGGCTCCAAAAAATATTAAAACTGAAGAATGACCCTGTTCGGGAAAAGGCGATCCTGCTCTTCGCCTCGTTGCACCAAAAATCGTCGTTCTTTTTCGATTTCCTCGTTCAAGAACTCAAAAGACAAAAAGAGGACAAAAAGAAAATCCTTCTCCTGCAGGCCTTTGGAGAATTAGCGGATGAGAGGGGCCTTCCTGTTCTCAGCAGCTATTTAACCGGCTCGCCCCCGATCGCGTATGCCGCCTTCTCCGCGCTGATCCAGATCTGGAAACGACAGGGAAATCCTGATGTCACTCCCTATCTTCAAAATCCTCAGTTCTCTCCTCTGCTCAAACAAATGGTCCTCAGATTTATTGTTCGGCAGGCGAAATCAATTCGAAATCAGGAGGCCTTAATCCCGATCCTCACCACTTTTCTGGATCACGCAAACACCAATATCCGTTATCTCTCCACGCAAATACTGGTCCAGATCGCTGCAAAATCAACCTACGGGGCGCTCTTGAAAACCTTTTTGAAAGAAGCCGACCCGACCGCCCAAAAATTTCTCGCGGATCACCTCGTCCTCCTCGGATGGACCGATCCAGATCTTCTGGCCTCCTCTCTCGCTCCTTATAAAGATCAACCCGAAATCATTTCTCTTTTTCTTTCCCTCCTAAAAAAAGAATACGCCTCAAGAGATCAGTTTCTAAAACTTTTTCAGGCGCTCCTCGAACCCCCACTTACACTCCATGAAACCGTTCTCCGGGATGATATTGCAAAATTTCTTCTTCACCATCTCCAGGAGGACCCAACCCTCCTCCCGCTTGCCCTAGAGGAAATCGATAAGATCCCGGGCAGCCTTCCCCTTCTTAGGTCCTTTATCGAACTTTTGGGCTTTCAGCCGAAATCTTGCAGAATCCTGCTCCCCTTCTCTTTGCTCAAAAACTGGTTTGAGACAGCGGACGAGGAGAAACAGAACTTGATTATCGACCTCATGGGACTTTCATCGGAAAGATCGCCGATTCCTTTTCTCGTCTCACTCGTTGCGAATCCGTCGCTGAGTAGACTTCACTCGAGGGTCTCGAAAAACTTGAACAAACTGATTGAGGCCTCCGCATGATCGATGTCTGCATGATTCTGGAAGGAACTTATCCGTATGTCGCCGGTGGTGTTTCCACCTGGGTGCACCAGCTCATCTCTTCCATGAAGGATCTGAAATTCGGGATTGTCTATATCGCCCCAAACTCCGATCCGACTCGAACCATGAAATACGAACTGCCTCACCAGGTCCTCTTCATGAAGGAGATTTATCTGCATGACTACGATCTCGATTTGCATCGACTCCGAAAAGGAGGAAAAAAAGATTACGCCCTCCTGAAAAACTACTACCAAAAAGTTCTTAGTGGGAAAGCCGATGAATTCGAATCGTTCCTGCAACTTTTTCAAGGAGACCAGCGCTGTTTCGATCTGAAAACACTTTTTTCTTCGCATGAGGCGTGGGAGATTTTAACTCATTTTTATAAGGCCTTCGGAGACGGCGTTTCCTTTCTCGATTTTTTTTGGACATGGCGCGGGACCCATCTCCCGATTTTTCAGATCCTGCAGACGGAACTCCCTCGCGCAAAGATCTATCACGCGATTTCGACAGGTTATGCCGGTCTTGTCGCAACAATGGGCAAGATTCTGCATCAGGGTCTTTTTTTTCTCACGGAACATGGCATCTACACCCATGAAAGGCTTTTGGAGATTTCCCAGGCCGACTGGATTTACGAACAGGAAAAAAAACATTTTCGGGCCGAGAGGGATCTCTCATTTTTCAAGAAATGGTGGATCGGGATGTTTCAGGCAATGAGTCGCCTCGCCTATCAATACTCCGACAAGATTGTTACTCTCTATGAAGGCAACAGGCTCCGACAGGCCCTCGAGGGGGCTCCGCTCAATAAAATTTCAATTATTCCGAACGGGATTAACCCGAAGGAATACCAATCGATCCAGCGCGAGAAAAAACTGATCCCCCAAATCGGCCTCGTCGGTCGGGTGGTTGGGATCAAGGATATTCGAACCTTTGTTCAGGCAGCGAAGAGGGTCATCAATACCGGCAAAGAGGCCTCCTTTTACATCATCGGACCGACGGATGAAGAGGAGGATTATTTCGAAGAGTGTCAGACGATGGTCGAAGAATTGAAATTGGAGGAGTTCATCACCTTTACCGGCCGTGTGGACGTCAAAGATTACTATAAATTCCTGGACCTTGTGGTCCTGACCAGTCTCTCGGAGGCCCAACCCTACGTGATCCTCGAAGCGAATTGTGTCGGGATCCCGGTCGTCGCGAGCGACGTCGGGGCGTGCCGGGAAATGCTCGAGGGAACCGAGATGGCGGATAAAAGACTTGGGGCGAGTGGTCTCGTCACAGAGGTTTCGAATCCTGAATCAACAGCGCAGGCGATCCTGAAACTTCTGAATGACCCTTCCCTCTACCAATCAATGAGTGAGGCGGGCAAGGAAAGGGTCGTGCGCTATTATAATCAGGATGATTTGTTGGGGAGATATTTGAATCTGTATGAACAGAATTTGTGACTTCATATGGCGGGAATAGGATTTAGACTCCATAAGCTTCTCAAAGGCGAGTCGTACAGCGACCTCGTGAAGGCGTATCTTTTTTCCGCCATCATCACCACCGGGCCGATGCTCGTGACGATCGCCTTTCTCGCATTCGTCGGCCAGTTCCTGAAAAAACAGCTCAGCCCCGAACAGGGGGAACTCCTGTTGGGTCTGATTCTTTACGCCTATGCCTTCTCGATGATCGTCATGGGAATATTCCTCTACATCGTGAGCCGTTACCTCGCCGATCTGGAGTACCTGAAAAAAATCGAGCTCTTCACCCCGACCTACCTCTCCGTCCTCGAGATCACGCTGTCTCTCCAAGCGATCATCGCATGCATCTACCTTTATCCCCTCCCATTGGAAACCACCGTCAAGTGGTCCCTCTTTTGCCTCTATCTTTCGATCAGCGGGATCTGGCTCGCGATGACCTTTCTCTCCGCCGCAAAAAGTTACCTCTGGATTGTTGCTGCCTTTGTCATTGGATCTTTTGCTGGAGGCCTCTCTTCATGGTTCTGTGGAAAGACAATAGGCTTCGCTGGTTACCTGTCAGGTTTTATGATTGGTCAGGCCACCATCTTTTTTCTCTTAAGTGCCCGGATTTTTCGTGAGTTCGGATATCAGAAGTCTCACGACTTCAGCTTTCTCTCCCATATGAAGAAATATCCGTATCTGACCTGGGTCGGTTTGCTCTATTACATAGCGGTCTGGATCGATAAGTTTATTTTCTGGTTTAGCCCTCACGGAGACAAGCTGGGAGAACACCTCTATGTCTTCCTCGATTATGACCTCCCGATGTTTCTGGCCTTCATGACGATCGTCCCCTCGATGGCCTTTTTCCTCGTCCAGATGGAGACCTCGTTTGCACGACACTTTCGGGCCTATTATGAGGCGGTCCGTCGTCGGGAGCCACTCACCCAACTCCAGGAAAAACTGGAAGGGGTCCGTCTCATCCTCACGCGTCAGTTTCAAAAATATGTGCTGTTTCAGGGACTCCTGAGTGGGGTGATCATCCTTTTTCTCTATCAGATCGCCGAGGCGTTTCAGTTAAACCCGGCCCAGATGGGGGTCTTGCGGATCGCAATCCTCGGCGCCTTCCTTCAAATGGGATTCCTCATGGTCCTCACGATCCTCTTTTATTTCGATGCCCAGAAGGAGTGCTGTCTCCTGACCCTTTTCTTTTTGGTCTGCAATGCCCTCTTGACAGCGCTGACACTAAAAATCGGTCTCCCTGCCTATGGCTTCGGTTATGCCGGGAGTTGTTTCATTTCACTGATCGCAGGATTTTTCGTTCTCGATCATCGAGTGAAAAACCTCCACTACTGGACCTTCATGAAGCAACCGATCTTGCTCCCGCATTTCCAACTCGAAACAGAATCCTTCAAAAAATAACTTTTTTCTTTCCCGCTAAACTTAGCTGTGAGATACTTCAGATCGCTATGGCATCAAGGGGTAGATTATCTTTCTTGTTTGTCGCATTTTTTCTGATCGGCCTTTCGTCTTGCAATACAACATCCGATGAAACACCCACTTCCACCGAAATTGAGGAAGAGACGATTGCCCCCGATCCTTTTACGTTAATCGTCGAAGGGACTTCCGTCGAAATCTGTACTGTTTATGGCGCAAAAAATGCGGTGTTGGGCTCAGGTGCGGCGAGTGGACTTCAATATACCGTCGGACATGAGGACTCCGCGATTGTGAGTTGCGGTGATTCGTCGGCACTCTTTGATATCGGAACTGAAAAAGTAACGCTGACACCTCAAACAACCGAGATCGCCAAGGCACTCGCGGGAACTTCGATGCGAGGAGGGACCGACCTCATTGCTGAGGCGATGGCAAAACTGGATGCGAACGAAGATGCCGGAGCAACCGTCCGACGATCCCTTGTCGATTTTCTGACCTCCCTCGAGGCGTATGAAGAGGCGTCGGAAGAGGAGGAAGAGGCGGAAACACTTTCCGCCGTCCGGCTCGCCTCCGTTCACCGGGCCAAACGAATGATGCAGACCCTGCTCACGATGGGTCAACCGGTCCTTGTCGAACGGATCGGTGAAGGTCAGGTGATCGAGGCCTGCACACCGAACAAAATCGATGACCTGATCCATGATGCGGTTGGAACCGATGCCTCTGTGATTGGCCTCACCGGATGTTTGGTTTGGCAC
Coding sequences within it:
- a CDS encoding HEAT repeat domain-containing protein, which produces MRPLEEIRNQIFGESEDARFTAWMELYRSPEEAAKNEIRKIITDDNPLPKLLFIRFLARIPEEEAVASLLQLLQDNDDAIGNAAKKGLDKNHYELKNQRLLPLLHSRSDRTQEYAIEKLSRGGVVEAIPPLLSLLPQADDRRLLKLLSALRYLPDKRTLPPTLPYLKDPREEVRFQAVLILGSLHETGVAGIHKQLMPLLKDLSAKVRKATLWSLRKAPSQDDLVPLMTVSLEDPDAYVRREGLLGLCSFQTVETIHHLLTVLVTEKERIVRLQCEGVLLSMPPELLTSGLQKILKLKNDPVREKAILLFASLHQKSSFFFDFLVQELKRQKEDKKKILLLQAFGELADERGLPVLSSYLTGSPPIAYAAFSALIQIWKRQGNPDVTPYLQNPQFSPLLKQMVLRFIVRQAKSIRNQEALIPILTTFLDHANTNIRYLSTQILVQIAAKSTYGALLKTFLKEADPTAQKFLADHLVLLGWTDPDLLASSLAPYKDQPEIISLFLSLLKKEYASRDQFLKLFQALLEPPLTLHETVLRDDIAKFLLHHLQEDPTLLPLALEEIDKIPGSLPLLRSFIELLGFQPKSCRILLPFSLLKNWFETADEEKQNLIIDLMGLSSERSPIPFLVSLVANPSLSRLHSRVSKNLNKLIEASA
- the pelG gene encoding exopolysaccharide Pel transporter PelG encodes the protein MAGIGFRLHKLLKGESYSDLVKAYLFSAIITTGPMLVTIAFLAFVGQFLKKQLSPEQGELLLGLILYAYAFSMIVMGIFLYIVSRYLADLEYLKKIELFTPTYLSVLEITLSLQAIIACIYLYPLPLETTVKWSLFCLYLSISGIWLAMTFLSAAKSYLWIVAAFVIGSFAGGLSSWFCGKTIGFAGYLSGFMIGQATIFFLLSARIFREFGYQKSHDFSFLSHMKKYPYLTWVGLLYYIAVWIDKFIFWFSPHGDKLGEHLYVFLDYDLPMFLAFMTIVPSMAFFLVQMETSFARHFRAYYEAVRRREPLTQLQEKLEGVRLILTRQFQKYVLFQGLLSGVIILFLYQIAEAFQLNPAQMGVLRIAILGAFLQMGFLMVLTILFYFDAQKECCLLTLFFLVCNALLTALTLKIGLPAYGFGYAGSCFISLIAGFFVLDHRVKNLHYWTFMKQPILLPHFQLETESFKK
- the pelF gene encoding GT4 family glycosyltransferase PelF, producing MIDVCMILEGTYPYVAGGVSTWVHQLISSMKDLKFGIVYIAPNSDPTRTMKYELPHQVLFMKEIYLHDYDLDLHRLRKGGKKDYALLKNYYQKVLSGKADEFESFLQLFQGDQRCFDLKTLFSSHEAWEILTHFYKAFGDGVSFLDFFWTWRGTHLPIFQILQTELPRAKIYHAISTGYAGLVATMGKILHQGLFFLTEHGIYTHERLLEISQADWIYEQEKKHFRAERDLSFFKKWWIGMFQAMSRLAYQYSDKIVTLYEGNRLRQALEGAPLNKISIIPNGINPKEYQSIQREKKLIPQIGLVGRVVGIKDIRTFVQAAKRVINTGKEASFYIIGPTDEEEDYFEECQTMVEELKLEEFITFTGRVDVKDYYKFLDLVVLTSLSEAQPYVILEANCVGIPVVASDVGACREMLEGTEMADKRLGASGLVTEVSNPESTAQAILKLLNDPSLYQSMSEAGKERVVRYYNQDDLLGRYLNLYEQNL